A window of Clostridium sp. Marseille-P299 contains these coding sequences:
- a CDS encoding cold-shock protein, whose protein sequence is MKKGTVKWFNAKKGFGFISDEQGSDVFVHFSALNMDGFKVLEEGEAVEFEVVEGEKGPQAANVVKL, encoded by the coding sequence ATGAAAAAGGGTACAGTTAAGTGGTTTAATGCAAAAAAGGGTTTTGGATTTATTTCCGATGAACAGGGTAGCGATGTTTTCGTACATTTCTCTGCTTTAAACATGGACGGTTTCAAAGTTCTTGAAGAAGGCGAAGCTGTTGAATTTGAAGTTGTTGAAGGCGAAAAAGGTCCTCAGGCTGCTAATGTAGTTAAGTTATAA
- a CDS encoding GntR family transcriptional regulator, giving the protein MFQINLNSRIPIYEQLYNKIIELVMKGQLKEEDQIPSVRSLAKELGVNPNTVQKAYQELERNGIIFSVTGRGNFIAPIDKKMVAEKALDNFDKAVVESLKLGFSKEDLIVRIKEISYD; this is encoded by the coding sequence TTGTTTCAAATAAATCTAAATTCAAGAATACCTATCTATGAACAACTTTACAATAAAATCATTGAATTGGTTATGAAAGGACAACTAAAGGAAGAAGACCAAATCCCCTCCGTTAGATCTCTTGCAAAAGAGTTGGGGGTAAATCCTAATACTGTACAAAAAGCTTATCAGGAATTAGAACGTAATGGCATTATTTTTTCTGTAACTGGTCGTGGCAATTTTATTGCTCCAATCGATAAAAAAATGGTTGCTGAAAAAGCTCTTGATAATTTTGACAAAGCTGTTGTTGAATCGTTAAAGTTGGGATTTTCAAAGGAAGATCTCATAGTGAGAATAAAGGAGATATCTTATGATTGA
- a CDS encoding ATP-binding cassette domain-containing protein, whose protein sequence is MIELKQVYKQIGKKNIIENMSFTLEDGHILGLVGSNGAGKSTLLRLLSGIYKQDSGEITVDGQSVYDNVAIKETIFFINDETVQFNNYTIPDLKNIYKPYYSNFSEELFQRLIEITALPMDQKMSHFSKGMKRQAILAIGLSCMTKYLFLDEAFDGIDQTMRLTVKRILIDAMLDRNLTVIISSHHLFELNEICDTIMLMHKGNMLCMREVDELRNGMSKVEITTQTTMTETDFKELNILHFKRTGTSIHMVVRNKATEIETLLSHKNLVLESILPLTLDEIFVYEMEAQGYDSKQI, encoded by the coding sequence ATGATTGAACTAAAACAAGTATATAAACAAATTGGTAAGAAAAATATCATAGAAAATATGAGTTTTACATTAGAGGATGGTCATATCTTAGGTCTTGTGGGTTCCAACGGTGCTGGTAAATCAACATTATTGCGTCTTTTATCCGGCATTTATAAACAAGATTCCGGTGAAATTACTGTGGATGGACAAAGTGTTTATGATAATGTAGCAATAAAAGAGACCATCTTTTTTATTAATGATGAGACCGTACAATTTAATAACTATACAATCCCTGATCTAAAAAACATTTATAAACCATACTACAGTAATTTTTCAGAAGAATTGTTTCAGCGCCTAATTGAAATTACTGCTCTGCCTATGGATCAAAAGATGAGTCATTTTTCTAAAGGTATGAAACGACAGGCAATTCTAGCGATTGGGTTATCCTGTATGACAAAGTATCTTTTTTTAGATGAAGCATTTGATGGAATTGACCAGACGATGCGTTTGACTGTAAAGCGAATTTTGATTGACGCTATGTTAGACCGAAATTTAACGGTAATCATCTCCTCCCATCACTTGTTTGAATTAAACGAGATTTGTGACACAATCATGTTAATGCACAAAGGTAACATGTTATGTATGCGTGAAGTGGATGAACTTAGAAACGGTATGTCAAAAGTAGAAATTACAACACAAACGACAATGACAGAAACAGATTTTAAAGAATTAAACATATTGCATTTTAAACGTACTGGCACATCCATTCATATGGTGGTACGTAACAAGGCAACCGAGATTGAAACATTGTTAAGTCATAAAAATCTTGTGTTAGAATCCATTCTTCCTTTGACACTTGATGAAATATTTGTTTATGAAATGGAGGCACAAGGTTATGATAGCAAGCAAATCTAA